The uncultured Campylobacter sp. DNA segment CGGCTCATCTTTACAAGATCGCGCCGTTTCTCATCTGGTATCACTACGTGGCGCCCTTTGTCGGTAAAACAAAGGTGCCGCTGCTAGATCAGATGATCCTTAAAAAGCCCGCGTATATCGGCATCGGCTTTAACGCCGTTGGGCTTGCGCTCTACGAGCTTGGAGTCTGGCTGGAGATAAAATCGCTCGCGCACTGCGGCGTGGCTAGCTTGCTCGTTAGTATCGTTTTAGTCGCTATAAATATGATAAATGTTTTTAAATTTACGAAATTTGGAGTAAAGGAAGAAAAATGAAAGAAAAAATCTACGACGCGCTCTCAAACATCGTCGATCCCGAAGTTGGCTTTGATATCGTATCCTTGGGGCTGATTTACGACGCGGTTTGCGACGAGAACGGTAAAGCAAAAGTCACGATGACGCTATCTACGCGCTCATGCCCGCTGCATGAGATGATACTGGGCTGGGTGGAGACGGCGGTGCTAAACGTCGACGGCGTAAAAGAGTGCGAGATAGACCTCGTGTGGGAGCCTGCGTGGAGTATCGAGATGGCGAGCGACGAGGTAAAGGCGCAGCTAGGAGTGTAGTTTTAGCTTGCTTCCCGCTTGACCTGCAAGGACTGGTTTTTACGCCCTACCCGTTCGTTTAAGCTTGTTTTGTTTAGACTAACGTCGGGGCGTAAAATTTGAGCTAGCGCAAAGACGGCGGCTTTTTAAATGAGAGCTTAAATTTACCTAACTTATTTAGCATTCTTTACTTACCTTTATTTTTCCCAAACCTAGTCTTTAAATTTAATCATCTCGTATTCTTCGTTCAAGTGATATTTTTCTTTGGTTTGCTTATACCAAACATCGTATTCTTCTTGAAAGCCATTAGTATCAGAGGGCGTTCCGTCCTGCCAATACATATTTCCTTTGGCTATCTCCATTGCGTTGTGATAGGTGAGCTCGTGCGTAATGCAAAATAGATTATCAAGATCTTTAGGTGGGGTTGTAAACAGGCTATTTTGAGCTAATTTTTCAGTAGCATCTTCCCTGCTAAGTCCTGCATAGTGCATCATATTGTGCTTAAGCCATTCGCAATAGGAATAGTGGTTATAAATCCAATAACATTGGTCTTCTAAGTCTTCATATACTATTCCATCACACAAGCCATTTTCGTGAGGCTTGGTTCCTATTTGTGCTAATCGTTTTTGTAAGGCATTCATTTAGTTGCTTTTTCTAAAGGTAATTCCGTAAAATTTATTATCCCGGAATGGTTCTATTTTCCAGCCGCTGATGCTAAGATACTTGGGATATATCTTTCATTGTATTTATATTTTGAATTATCTTTTCTTAATCAAAATATCTCCTTCACAAAGCCAAAGGGGTTCATTTTCTATCTTTAGCTCCTCCCAACATCGTTTTTCTTCTGTTTCGGCATCATCTACTATGCGAAAACTAGCAAAATCTGTACGAGGTGGTGGCAATACAATAGTCCTCTCTATAGCTGCAGACTCCAAGTGATAAGTATCTGACAGTTTTTTAAGAAACAATAGTTGTTCTAACTCCTTTTTATAGCTTACAAGCGCTTGTTTCTCCTCTTGCAAAAGAGAAACTTCTTTAAGCTGATGAATTATTTTCTGAAGTTCGTCTTCTATAAGTTGTTTTGCTGTTCTCATGTGTTATAATCCATATTTAGTCCAGCCCCTATCGTGCCTTTGGCATTCGTCAATTCGCCACTCGCCATCTTTTCTGATGATAAGAAAGCGAAACTGATCATCACGATTATTTTGGGTATAGAGGTATATCTTATTCTTAGTTACCAATTCACTATCAATGATTTGATGTGCTCTATAAGTACCTCCTTCATTTAGTGAAAAATAAATTCCTTCAGGACGATAGCCCGCCCTGCGCTTGTCGGTACAATACTTTTGGAAGAGGGCTTTGCATTTTTCCTCTACCAAAAGCTCACCCTCTTCTGTATCATCATTCTTGGCAGCAAAAGCCTCCCACTCAGTCATTGCCGCAAAGAAATCCAAAAGCAGTTGCTTTACGATGGGCAAATCATCGGTAGGGGTTGCCGCTGGTTTCTTCTTGCCTGCCGTACGTTGCGCCTGCTCAAAGGCTTTTATCTGCTCGGCAGTGAAAGGTTTATCAAGGTAGAAACTCACCTTGTTGTAGTGTGCTACTGCCATTAGCCCCTCAAAAGTAACCCGCGTTCTCTTTAGTGAAAGAGACTTCAGGCGTGGTACTTGCAAGACGATTTTTAGTGTCTCATCAGTTACGGGACAACCGTCCAGCGAGATATGGTCAATAGGTTTGTCGGCAAAGTACTTAAAGCCTTCGCCTGTAACTTGCTTATTATCCTCTAAGATAAGGAGTTTTAGTTTGGGTAAAGTCGCCAAGTACTGGAGCGCCTCATCGGTAATCGCGGTATTGATAAAGCCCATATTGACCAACGACTTTACTTGCACGATCTGTGCGAACATCTCGTCGGTCAGGGCGACATCCTTGTAATGATGTCCCTTGCAAAAGCGCTCCTCGGTTACTTCCTTGAGCGCAGCTTCTAAGGTAATAGGGCGATTATAAGCTACCATAACTTTCCTTTAATTTAATTCATCCCACAGCGGCTTGTTTACTCTGTGCGGCGACTTTGTCTGGCTTAGCGTAAATTTTACCGACAAATCGAAAAATTTAATACCGCTTCTACCGTCGGCTTATAAAAAATCAGCCTAAATTTTAATCAAAATCTGCTTAAATTTGCCGTATCGGTGCTAAGGCTTAAGCTAATGCTGTTTTTGCGTAAAAAAATCGTCCAAAAATCGCTCAAAACTATCCCACCGTTTTAAATTTGCAATATCGCTAAAATCGTCTAAACTATCTACTTCGTTCATATCTATTTCAAACACTCTATCGCTGTTTATATCGTAGACGCGAACTATCCCGAAAGCATCGTCGCTAAGGGCTATATACCTTTGAGGTAGCAAAAAATGCTCGCGAAAATATTCCGTCATTTCTATGATATTAGGGCTAAGGATGTCCGTGATTTCCAGTATCTCTACATCCTGAAAAATCGGGTCAAAAGGCCCGGTATAAGTAAGATATAACTGCGCGAAGCAACTTTGTTTATTTATATTTAGCTTGCTTAAAATTTCCGCAACCTCATCCGTATTTTGTCTAAACGGATTTGGAGCCAGCTTTTCTATTTTGTTTTTGATATTTTCTTTTAGCATATGAGTTTCCCCTTTTTATCTTAGCGCAGCTATTTACGTGGGTTCATGTAAACTAAATTTAAAAGATAAATTTTACCGCTATTTGTAAATTTAAGCCGGATAAAGTAAAGCGGCGTAGCTAATTGCCCGCCGCAAAAACGATCAAATTTTAGTGTAAAAAG contains these protein-coding regions:
- a CDS encoding metal-sulfur cluster assembly factor — encoded protein: MKEKIYDALSNIVDPEVGFDIVSLGLIYDAVCDENGKAKVTMTLSTRSCPLHEMILGWVETAVLNVDGVKECEIDLVWEPAWSIEMASDEVKAQLGV
- a CDS encoding NTF2 fold immunity protein, with the translated sequence MVAYNRPITLEAALKEVTEERFCKGHHYKDVALTDEMFAQIVQVKSLVNMGFINTAITDEALQYLATLPKLKLLILEDNKQVTGEGFKYFADKPIDHISLDGCPVTDETLKIVLQVPRLKSLSLKRTRVTFEGLMAVAHYNKVSFYLDKPFTAEQIKAFEQAQRTAGKKKPAATPTDDLPIVKQLLLDFFAAMTEWEAFAAKNDDTEEGELLVEEKCKALFQKYCTDKRRAGYRPEGIYFSLNEGGTYRAHQIIDSELVTKNKIYLYTQNNRDDQFRFLIIRKDGEWRIDECQRHDRGWTKYGL